The genomic segment AATAAACAACAATCCTTTTTATCTAAAGCATAATAGCAATTTGCAATATACACCCCTTCATCTTCATCTCTAACACTAAGGGTAAGCAAATGATTTTTAGCAATAAATTTTAATATTTTTTGGTTCATATTAATCCACTTCTACAATCCTAGCTTTAAAAGATTCCAAAGCTTTTCCACTTCCTCATCCTCCAAAAACTCACCTTTAAAGTCTAGCCATTGCTTAATATGCTCTTTGTTAAAAACTTCTCCTTGCAAACAGCCCTTATGACCACAAACAACTCCCCTGCCCAAAACTATTTCTTCTCCCAATTCTCTTTCGCAAACAAGGCAACTCAAAAGAGGATTTTTTCTCCCCTCAAACTCTAGCAATCTTGCATAAAGATTCAAAATACAGCGTTTAGGCTCTTCTTTTTGCAAGTATTTTGCGCCCTTTTGCAAATGTTCAAAATAAAAAGAATCCAAATGATTAACATCGCGCAAATGCTGATTAAGCAAGTTAAGATATTGTTGCCAATAGTAGCGTTTGCTTGATTCGCATTCCCATTGAAATGCCAAATGTATAGGCTCTCTTAGCTTTCCTATTTCTCTTAAATCTTGCTCAATAACAAAATCAATTTTATTTCCCAAATGAATAATACTATGTCTTGCGCCATAGAATCGATAAAGCGTGTGAAGGTGAGCGTGAGAGAGGATTCTTACAATCAAATCTTCCTCTCTCACCCTTTGGGTGTGGAGTATAAATCCTTGCAATTTTAAACCTTAAAACTCTAAAAGCCCCTCTGTTGGAGAACTTGCAGTAGCATAAGGTTTTTTAGGAATTCTGCCTGCAAGATAACTTTTTCTTCCTGCTTTGACTGCCTCACACATTGCCTCTGCCATCAAAATAGGATTCTTAGCTTGTGCAATAGCAGTATTAGTAAGCACAGCATCAGCACCAAGCTCCATAGCAATAGCAGCATCAGAGGCACAACCCACTCCAGCATCGACAATCACTGGAATCTTAATAGCCGATTTAATAAAGGCAATATTGTAGCGGTTTTGAATCCCAAGCCCACTACCAATTGGCGCTGCAAGTGGCATTACCGCACTTGCACCAGCATTTTCTAAATGCTTTGCCATAACCGGATCATCATTGCTATAAGCAAGCACCACAAAACCCTCTTTAGCAAGCACTTCACACGCTTTGAGCGTTTCTAAAACATCAGGATAAAGTGTTTTTTGCGCATCACCAATAA from the Helicobacter colisuis genome contains:
- the recO gene encoding recombination protein RecO: MQGFILHTQRVREEDLIVRILSHAHLHTLYRFYGARHSIIHLGNKIDFVIEQDLREIGKLREPIHLAFQWECESSKRYYWQQYLNLLNQHLRDVNHLDSFYFEHLQKGAKYLQKEEPKRCILNLYARLLEFEGRKNPLLSCLVCERELGEEIVLGRGVVCGHKGCLQGEVFNKEHIKQWLDFKGEFLEDEEVEKLWNLLKLGL
- a CDS encoding thiazole synthase; translation: MNDSLIIGNKTFESRLIVGSGKYKDFKTTYEATLASKAQMITVAVRRVNITNPNEENLLDYFKDSSIQFLPNSAGCVNADEAITLFRLTKAATGINFIKLEIIGDAQKTLYPDVLETLKACEVLAKEGFVVLAYSNDDPVMAKHLENAGASAVMPLAAPIGSGLGIQNRYNIAFIKSAIKIPVIVDAGVGCASDAAIAMELGADAVLTNTAIAQAKNPILMAEAMCEAVKAGRKSYLAGRIPKKPYATASSPTEGLLEF